A single Vulcanisaeta distributa DSM 14429 DNA region contains:
- a CDS encoding MBL fold metallo-hydrolase gives MGLKLIYHNVELRTTDLAGVIIRHGDKALCIDLVSSGDCDYKFYTHNHQGHVPATINGTYYSPFGGAVIKPGDEVVVGDFKVRVVNAYNITKLVNGAPAHPKGLGVGYIVSVNDVVIYHMGDTDLIEELSQLRNAKIDILLIPIGGATVMTPEEAADAVMLLRPKMAVPIHFTDRRQFVKFRDIAQPYTQVILMRGSMP, from the coding sequence ATGGGCCTGAAGCTGATATACCACAACGTGGAGTTGAGAACTACGGATTTAGCAGGTGTCATTATTAGGCATGGCGACAAAGCCCTATGCATAGACCTAGTAAGCAGTGGTGACTGTGATTATAAGTTCTACACGCATAACCACCAGGGCCATGTACCGGCCACAATTAACGGCACTTATTACTCACCCTTTGGAGGCGCAGTCATTAAACCTGGGGATGAGGTGGTGGTTGGCGATTTTAAGGTTAGGGTTGTCAATGCATACAATATAACTAAGTTGGTGAATGGCGCACCAGCACACCCGAAGGGCCTTGGTGTGGGCTATATAGTGAGTGTTAACGACGTCGTAATATACCACATGGGCGATACCGATCTTATTGAAGAGTTATCCCAGCTTCGAAACGCCAAGATAGATATTCTACTAATACCAATTGGCGGCGCCACAGTAATGACGCCTGAGGAGGCCGCTGATGCGGTGATGTTATTAAGGCCTAAAATGGCCGTTCCAATACATTTTACTGACAGGAGGCAATTCGTGAAATTTAGAGACATTGCGCAGCCCTACACTCAGGTAATACTAATGAGGGGATCTATGCCGTAA
- a CDS encoding HoxN/HupN/NixA family nickel/cobalt transporter — MSEQLVIGRKTALIMGLTYTAILTATGLAWFWFYELVTLAHNAAFSSSATSWLGDVAHIRGAVTLSILGVLAYLFGLRHGLDADHLAAIDNSTRKLVQERKRSLFTGTFFSLGHSTVVILMAVALMIATRYIVKSLANIENVGSIIGTLISGGFLYIIGFLNFLVLLEIYDIYREFRRGRLDEARLEDALMRRGFMNKFFRGLFKIVDEDYYMYPIGFLFGLGFDTATEVATLAISAAVAGVFTNIPLWYLLVFPVLFTVGMVLTDTTDGFFMNYAYNWAFRDSLRKLWYNLTMTLISIMVAWIVGTLELLGLVQSEFNLGGPFWDWIALVNGETWWEYVGVIIVFTFAVTWIISYVIYRLKISRLGMGTS, encoded by the coding sequence ATGAGTGAGCAATTAGTCATAGGGAGGAAAACTGCCTTAATCATGGGCCTCACATACACCGCCATATTGACGGCCACAGGGCTTGCCTGGTTCTGGTTCTATGAACTAGTCACGCTCGCCCACAATGCCGCGTTCAGCAGTTCCGCAACATCGTGGCTTGGGGACGTAGCCCACATCCGTGGTGCAGTGACGTTATCCATTCTGGGGGTTTTGGCTTACCTATTCGGGCTTAGGCATGGCCTGGATGCCGACCACCTAGCCGCCATCGATAACTCCACCAGGAAGCTTGTCCAGGAGCGTAAGAGGTCGCTGTTTACTGGGACGTTCTTTAGCCTCGGCCACTCAACCGTGGTTATCCTAATGGCCGTGGCATTGATGATCGCCACCAGGTATATTGTCAAGAGCCTGGCTAATATTGAGAATGTCGGCTCAATAATCGGCACCTTAATAAGTGGTGGCTTCCTGTACATAATCGGCTTCCTAAACTTCCTAGTACTGCTGGAGATCTACGACATATATAGGGAGTTTAGGCGCGGTAGGCTTGATGAGGCTAGGCTTGAGGATGCACTAATGAGGAGGGGGTTCATGAATAAGTTCTTCAGGGGTTTGTTTAAAATAGTTGATGAGGACTATTACATGTACCCAATAGGCTTCCTATTCGGGCTTGGCTTCGACACAGCTACTGAGGTGGCGACACTGGCGATATCAGCCGCAGTGGCCGGGGTCTTCACGAACATACCCCTCTGGTACCTACTCGTATTCCCAGTGCTATTCACCGTCGGCATGGTCCTTACCGACACGACCGACGGATTCTTCATGAACTACGCCTACAACTGGGCCTTTAGGGATAGTCTCAGGAAGCTGTGGTACAACCTGACAATGACCCTAATATCAATAATGGTCGCGTGGATAGTGGGCACACTGGAACTACTCGGCCTAGTTCAGTCCGAGTTCAACCTAGGTGGGCCATTCTGGGACTGGATAGCGCTGGTAAATGGGGAGACTTGGTGGGAGTACGTAGGGGTAATAATAGTATTCACATTCGCAGTAACGTGGATAATATCATACGTAATATATAGATTGAAAATAAGCAGGCTGGGTATGGGCACGTCTTAA